The following coding sequences lie in one Klebsiella huaxiensis genomic window:
- a CDS encoding YebG family protein produces MAVEIKYVVIREGEEKMSFASKKEADAYDKMLDLAEVLNDWLVDCPLTLDETQRDSMSMWLAERKETLNHILRSGKLPEAESSADEQHVQEEVVEDNADAVSEAAAEVPAKPRKVKAA; encoded by the coding sequence ATGGCGGTTGAAATTAAATATGTGGTGATTCGCGAAGGTGAGGAAAAAATGTCTTTTGCCAGCAAAAAAGAGGCCGATGCTTACGACAAAATGCTCGATCTGGCGGAAGTGCTCAACGACTGGCTAGTTGACTGTCCGCTGACGCTTGATGAAACCCAGCGCGATAGCATGTCAATGTGGCTGGCCGAGCGCAAAGAGACCTTAAATCATATTCTGCGGTCCGGGAAACTACCGGAAGCCGAGAGCAGCGCTGATGAACAACACGTCCAGGAGGAGGTGGTTGAGGATAATGCCGACGCCGTCTCTGAAGCAGCAGCTGAAGTTCCGGCTAAACCGCGTAAAGTAAAAGCCGCCTGA
- a CDS encoding YebY family protein — MKKIVLTLLLLASSGAALAAPKVITVSRFEVGKESWAFNREEVMLTCRPGNALFAINPSTLVQYPLNEVAEQQMKDGKTNAQPISVIQVDDPQQPGQKMSLTPFIERAQKLC, encoded by the coding sequence ATGAAAAAAATCGTTTTGACACTGTTGTTATTGGCAAGTTCTGGCGCTGCGCTGGCGGCACCAAAGGTGATTACCGTGAGCCGCTTTGAAGTGGGTAAGGAGAGCTGGGCGTTTAATCGTGAAGAGGTGATGCTGACCTGCCGTCCCGGCAATGCGCTGTTTGCCATTAACCCCAGCACCCTGGTGCAGTACCCGCTAAATGAAGTCGCCGAGCAGCAGATGAAAGACGGCAAGACCAACGCCCAGCCGATTTCTGTGATCCAGGTCGATGATCCGCAGCAGCCAGGACAAAAAATGAGCCTGACGCCATTTATTGAGCGTGCGCAGAAACTCTGCTGA
- a CDS encoding tellurite resistance TerB family protein has product MANWLNQLQSLLGQQGRSSSSDDQSSDKNLLLPGALGGLAGLLVASKSSRKLLAKYGTGALLVGGGAIAGSVLWNKYQQKMRAGSPQEPAYSPSASAPLQAQSSTQVELDARSERLIMALVFAAKSDGHIDERERASIEEQLRAANIDVQGRVLIDRALSQPLDPQRLAQGISNEQEALEVYYISCAVIDIDHFMERSYLNALGEALNLPQDVRKDIEQDIQAQKQAIAP; this is encoded by the coding sequence ATGGCTAACTGGCTTAATCAACTGCAGTCTCTGCTGGGCCAGCAGGGGCGGTCTTCTTCATCTGACGATCAATCAAGCGACAAAAATCTGCTGTTGCCGGGTGCGCTTGGCGGGCTGGCAGGGCTACTGGTTGCCAGCAAATCGTCGCGTAAACTGTTGGCCAAATACGGCACTGGTGCGCTACTGGTCGGCGGTGGTGCGATAGCAGGCAGCGTGTTGTGGAATAAATATCAGCAAAAAATGCGTGCCGGCTCGCCACAGGAACCGGCTTACTCACCTTCAGCCTCCGCGCCCCTTCAGGCGCAATCTTCAACGCAAGTCGAGCTCGACGCCCGCAGTGAACGGCTGATTATGGCGCTGGTTTTCGCCGCCAAAAGCGATGGGCATATTGACGAACGCGAACGGGCCAGCATTGAAGAGCAGCTACGCGCAGCAAACATTGACGTGCAGGGGCGGGTGTTAATTGACAGGGCGCTGTCTCAGCCTCTCGACCCTCAGCGCCTGGCGCAGGGTATCAGCAACGAGCAAGAGGCGCTCGAAGTGTATTACATCAGCTGTGCGGTCATTGATATTGACCACTTTATGGAGCGCAGCTATCTGAATGCGCTCGGCGAAGCGCTAAACCTGCCGCAGGACGTTCGCAAAGATATCGAACAGGATATTCAGGCGCAAAAACAGGCAATAGCGCCTTAA
- the exoX gene encoding exodeoxyribonuclease X, with amino-acid sequence MLRVIDTETCGLQGGIVEIASVDIVDGQITNPMSHLVRPDRPISPQAMAIHHITEEMVADKPWIEEIVPLYMGSPWYVAHNASFDRRVLPEMQGEWICTMKLARRLWPGIKYSNMGLYKSRKLNVTTPPGLHHHRALYDCYITAALLLDIIKTSGWSPDDMATITGRPALLSTFTFGKYRGQAVSEIAENDPGYLRWLFNNLDRMSPELRLTLKHYLGE; translated from the coding sequence ATGCTGCGCGTAATCGATACAGAAACCTGCGGATTGCAGGGGGGCATTGTTGAAATTGCCTCGGTAGATATAGTGGACGGACAAATTACCAATCCGATGAGCCACCTGGTTCGCCCCGACCGCCCCATCAGCCCGCAGGCGATGGCAATTCATCACATTACCGAAGAGATGGTCGCCGATAAGCCGTGGATTGAGGAGATTGTGCCGCTGTACATGGGCAGCCCGTGGTACGTCGCCCATAACGCCAGCTTTGACCGTCGGGTGCTGCCGGAAATGCAGGGCGAGTGGATTTGCACCATGAAGCTGGCGCGCCGCCTGTGGCCGGGAATTAAGTACAGCAACATGGGGTTGTATAAATCGCGCAAGCTCAACGTTACCACACCACCGGGGCTGCACCATCACCGGGCGCTGTACGATTGCTATATCACTGCGGCCCTGCTGCTCGACATTATCAAAACTTCCGGCTGGTCGCCGGATGATATGGCCACGATTACCGGTCGCCCGGCGCTGCTATCCACCTTCACCTTCGGCAAATATCGCGGCCAGGCGGTCTCTGAAATCGCGGAAAACGACCCCGGCTATTTGCGCTGGTTATTCAATAACCTGGATCGTATGAGCCCCGAGCTGCGCTTGACGCTTAAGCACTATCTCGGGGAGTAA
- the ptrB gene encoding oligopeptidase B: MPPKAKRIPHAMTLHGDTRIDNYYWLRDDERSQPEVLDYLRQENEYGKKVMSSQSSLQDRVLKEIIDRIPPREVSAPYSKNGYRYRQVYEPGCEYAIYQRQSVLKEEWDEWDVLLDGNKRAAGSEFYTLGGLGISPDNHIMAVAEDYLSRRQYSLRLYSLHNDNEYPEVLENVSPDFAWSNDSQTLWYVRKHPTTLLPYQVWRHRLGTPASSDILVYEEQDDTFYVSVHKTTSQQFVVIYLASATTSEVLLLNAEMTDAEPICFLPRRKDHEYSLDHYQHAFYLRSNREGKNFGLYRSTLRDEQQWETLIPARHEVMLEGFTLFTDWLVVEERQHGLTSLRQINRKTRESQGIAFDDPAYVTWLSYNPEPETSRLRYGYSSMTTPDTLFELDMNTGERRVLKQQEVKGFDASHYRSEHLWIKARDGIEVPVSLVYRHEHFRKGASPLLVYGYGSYGASMDADFSASRLSLLDRGFVFAIAHIRGGGELGQQWYEDGKFLCKKNTFNDYLDVCDALLAQGYGAPHLCYGMGGSAGGMLMGVAINQRPELFHGVVAQVPFVDVVTTMLDESIPLTTGEFEEWGNPQDAEYYHYMKSYSPYDGILAQAYPHMLVTTGLHDSQVQYWEPAKWVAKLRELKTDDNLLLLCTDMDSGHGGKSGRFKSYEGVALEFAFLIGLAQGTLPGRAQA; the protein is encoded by the coding sequence ATGCCACCAAAAGCAAAACGAATCCCTCATGCCATGACCTTACATGGCGATACCCGAATTGATAATTACTACTGGCTGCGTGATGACGAGCGCTCTCAGCCGGAAGTGCTTGATTATCTGCGCCAGGAAAATGAGTACGGGAAAAAAGTCATGTCTTCGCAAAGTAGCCTGCAGGACAGGGTACTGAAGGAAATTATTGATCGTATTCCACCGCGCGAAGTATCGGCACCTTACAGCAAAAATGGCTATCGTTACCGGCAGGTCTATGAGCCGGGCTGCGAATACGCTATTTATCAACGCCAGTCGGTGCTAAAAGAAGAGTGGGATGAGTGGGACGTTCTGCTCGACGGTAACAAACGGGCGGCCGGTAGCGAGTTCTATACCCTCGGCGGCTTAGGGATCTCACCGGACAACCACATCATGGCGGTCGCGGAAGATTATCTTTCACGGCGGCAATATAGCTTGCGCTTGTACTCTCTGCACAACGATAACGAATACCCAGAGGTGCTGGAAAACGTCTCGCCTGATTTTGCCTGGAGTAACGATTCACAGACCCTGTGGTATGTGCGTAAACACCCGACCACGCTGCTCCCGTATCAGGTCTGGCGCCATCGTCTTGGTACCCCAGCCAGTTCAGATATCCTGGTATATGAAGAGCAGGACGATACTTTCTACGTCAGCGTTCACAAAACTACCTCCCAACAGTTTGTGGTGATTTATCTGGCCAGCGCGACCACCAGCGAAGTACTGCTGCTGAATGCAGAGATGACCGATGCCGAGCCGATCTGCTTTCTGCCGCGGCGCAAAGATCATGAATACAGTCTCGATCACTATCAGCATGCCTTTTATCTGCGATCTAACCGTGAAGGTAAGAACTTTGGCCTTTATCGCAGCACACTGCGCGATGAGCAGCAGTGGGAAACTTTAATTCCTGCCCGCCACGAGGTGATGCTGGAAGGCTTCACCCTGTTTACCGACTGGCTGGTGGTCGAAGAACGTCAGCATGGGCTGACCAGTCTGCGGCAGATCAATCGCAAAACGCGGGAGTCACAGGGCATTGCGTTTGACGATCCGGCCTATGTGACCTGGCTCTCTTATAACCCGGAGCCAGAAACTTCCCGTCTGCGTTACGGCTACTCCTCCATGACCACGCCGGATACGCTATTTGAACTGGACATGAATACCGGCGAGCGGCGGGTGCTCAAACAACAGGAAGTAAAAGGTTTTGATGCCAGCCATTATCGCAGCGAGCACCTGTGGATCAAAGCTCGTGATGGCATTGAGGTTCCGGTGTCTCTGGTCTACCGACATGAACATTTCCGCAAAGGAGCCAGCCCGCTGCTGGTATACGGCTATGGTTCCTATGGCGCCAGCATGGATGCGGATTTCAGCGCCAGCCGCCTGAGCCTGCTCGACCGCGGTTTTGTTTTTGCTATCGCTCATATTCGCGGCGGCGGCGAACTGGGCCAGCAGTGGTATGAAGACGGCAAGTTTCTATGCAAGAAAAATACCTTCAACGATTACCTCGACGTCTGCGATGCGCTGCTGGCGCAGGGCTACGGCGCGCCCCATTTATGCTACGGTATGGGCGGCAGCGCGGGCGGCATGCTGATGGGCGTGGCGATTAACCAGCGACCGGAACTGTTTCACGGCGTGGTCGCTCAGGTTCCTTTTGTTGATGTTGTGACGACGATGCTTGATGAGTCGATCCCGCTGACCACCGGTGAGTTTGAAGAGTGGGGTAACCCGCAGGATGCAGAGTATTACCACTATATGAAGAGCTACAGTCCTTACGACGGCATCCTGGCGCAGGCGTATCCGCACATGCTGGTGACTACGGGTTTGCATGACTCGCAGGTGCAATACTGGGAGCCGGCAAAATGGGTGGCAAAACTGCGCGAGCTGAAAACCGACGACAACCTGCTGTTGCTGTGTACCGATATGGATTCCGGTCACGGTGGTAAATCCGGGCGCTTTAAAAGCTACGAGGGCGTGGCGCTGGAGTTCGCGTTTCTGATTGGCCTGGCGCAGGGGACGCTGCCAGGCCGGGCACAAGCGTAG
- the copD gene encoding copper homeostasis membrane protein CopD, producing the protein MLSGVYVSLRFIHFISLMIAFGCVLYGAWWAPVTLRRLLMQRFYPLMRHLLLASALSALLMLIAQGGLMGNGWPDVWQPAVWQAVAGTQFGSVWVWQILLALVALVVVWLKPRRPARLLLILLCAQLLLLAGVGHAAMNEGWQGILQRTNHAVHLFCVASWFGGLLPFIYCLRLAHGRWRQAAIYTMMRFSRYGHLAVAGAIASGIVNALFIQGGLISDSPWGRMLLFKCALVAAMVAIALVNRYVLVPRISASGTRAEQLIVRTTQMEIVLGALALFAVSLFATWEPY; encoded by the coding sequence ATGCTTAGCGGAGTTTATGTCAGCTTACGTTTTATCCATTTTATCTCGCTGATGATCGCCTTCGGCTGCGTGCTTTACGGTGCGTGGTGGGCGCCGGTGACCTTGCGTCGTTTGCTGATGCAGCGCTTCTATCCGCTGATGCGCCATTTATTGTTGGCGAGCGCGCTGTCGGCGCTGTTGATGTTGATAGCGCAGGGTGGATTAATGGGCAACGGTTGGCCGGATGTCTGGCAGCCCGCCGTCTGGCAGGCGGTTGCCGGGACACAGTTCGGCAGCGTGTGGGTGTGGCAAATTTTGTTGGCCCTGGTCGCGCTGGTGGTGGTATGGCTGAAACCACGGCGTCCGGCCCGCTTGCTGCTGATCCTCCTTTGCGCACAATTACTGCTGCTGGCAGGTGTTGGTCATGCCGCGATGAATGAAGGCTGGCAGGGGATACTGCAACGGACAAACCATGCAGTGCATCTGTTTTGTGTCGCCAGCTGGTTTGGCGGTTTGTTGCCGTTTATCTACTGTTTACGCCTGGCGCATGGGCGCTGGCGGCAGGCCGCTATTTACACCATGATGCGTTTTTCGCGTTACGGGCATCTGGCGGTGGCCGGAGCCATCGCCAGCGGCATAGTGAATGCGCTGTTTATCCAGGGAGGACTCATCAGCGACTCGCCCTGGGGGCGGATGCTGTTGTTCAAATGTGCCCTGGTGGCCGCAATGGTGGCAATTGCGCTGGTGAACCGGTATGTTTTGGTGCCACGCATCTCGGCAAGCGGAACGAGGGCGGAACAGCTCATTGTGCGAACCACGCAGATGGAAATAGTATTGGGCGCGCTGGCACTGTTTGCCGTCAGCCTGTTTGCGACCTGGGAACCTTACTGA
- a CDS encoding DNA polymerase III subunit theta, translating to MEKNLAKISQEEMDKVNVDLAAAGVAFKERYNMPVVADLVEREQPAHLRDWFRERLIAHRLASVSLSRLPYEPKQK from the coding sequence ATGGAAAAGAACCTGGCTAAAATTTCCCAGGAGGAGATGGACAAAGTGAATGTCGATCTTGCTGCGGCGGGCGTTGCCTTTAAAGAGCGCTACAATATGCCGGTAGTCGCCGATTTAGTCGAAAGAGAGCAGCCAGCGCACCTGCGTGACTGGTTTCGCGAGCGACTGATTGCCCATCGTCTGGCATCAGTTTCTCTTTCCCGCCTGCCGTATGAACCGAAACAGAAATAA
- the purT gene encoding formate-dependent phosphoribosylglycinamide formyltransferase yields the protein MTVLGTALRPAATKVMLLGSGELGKEVAIECQRLGIETIAVDRYPDAPAMQVAHRSYVINMLHGETLQALIEQEKPDFIVPEIEAIATDTLVALEQAGQKVVPTARAAKLTMNREGIRRLAAEELKLPTSAYRFADSEAAFREAVAGIGLPCIVKPVMSSSGKGQSFIRSSEQLAEAWQYAQQGGRAGAGRVIVEGVVNFDFEITLLTVSAVDGVHFCAPVGHRQEDGDYRESWQPQQMSDLALERAQEIAREVVLALGGHGLFGVELFVCGDDVIFSEVSPRPHDTGMVTLISQDLSEFALHVRAFLGLPIGAIRQYGPAASAVILPQLSSQNVTFSNIQAAVGAGLQLRLFGKPEIDGSRRLGVTLAVADSVDEAVARAKTAAAAVVVTG from the coding sequence ATGACTGTATTAGGCACGGCGCTGCGCCCTGCGGCAACAAAGGTAATGCTGTTGGGGTCCGGCGAACTGGGTAAAGAAGTGGCTATCGAATGCCAGCGCCTGGGGATTGAAACCATCGCCGTCGACCGTTACCCGGACGCGCCAGCGATGCAGGTAGCGCACCGTTCATATGTCATCAATATGCTGCACGGCGAAACCTTGCAGGCGCTAATCGAACAGGAAAAACCTGACTTCATCGTACCGGAAATTGAAGCTATCGCCACCGATACCCTGGTGGCGCTGGAGCAAGCTGGGCAGAAGGTCGTCCCTACCGCGCGGGCGGCGAAGCTCACCATGAACCGCGAGGGAATCCGTCGCCTGGCTGCCGAAGAGCTGAAACTACCGACCTCAGCCTATCGTTTTGCCGATAGCGAAGCGGCGTTTCGTGAAGCTGTCGCAGGGATCGGCCTGCCGTGCATCGTCAAGCCGGTGATGAGTTCTTCCGGCAAAGGTCAGAGCTTTATTCGCTCCAGTGAACAGCTGGCTGAAGCCTGGCAGTATGCACAGCAAGGCGGGCGCGCCGGAGCCGGTCGCGTTATTGTTGAAGGCGTGGTGAATTTTGATTTTGAAATTACCCTGCTGACCGTGAGCGCTGTGGATGGCGTACATTTCTGCGCGCCGGTCGGTCATCGTCAGGAAGATGGCGACTATCGTGAATCCTGGCAGCCACAGCAAATGAGCGATTTGGCGCTGGAGCGTGCGCAGGAAATAGCCCGCGAAGTGGTGCTGGCTCTGGGCGGTCACGGCCTGTTCGGCGTCGAGCTATTCGTCTGCGGGGATGATGTGATTTTTAGCGAAGTCTCACCACGCCCGCACGACACCGGCATGGTCACGCTGATTTCGCAGGATTTATCAGAGTTCGCCCTGCACGTTCGCGCCTTCCTCGGCCTACCGATTGGCGCAATCCGCCAGTACGGCCCGGCGGCCTCGGCAGTGATCCTGCCGCAGTTAAGTAGCCAGAACGTTACCTTCAGTAATATCCAGGCGGCGGTTGGCGCAGGTCTGCAACTGCGTCTGTTTGGCAAGCCGGAAATTGACGGTTCGCGCCGACTGGGCGTGACTCTGGCGGTAGCAGATAGCGTTGATGAAGCGGTTGCGCGCGCCAAAACGGCGGCAGCGGCAGTCGTGGTGAC
- a CDS encoding Csu type fimbrial protein, which translates to MKHLLFLCVALFLLTQSVSALAACNIIASSPKIGPVDSFTLNSAPQGVLAGAGFYCSPEVASLNSTNTLTATLSSTNQSNKIPLLLNGAGDAVPYSICVDSSCSPAYQDGGVISWSRTTLLDLLGLFNTSDGTMPLYFRTTPGANIPAGTYTDTLKITWVYRFCYVGLDLLGIKICIPNNGTLVSTVNVSLQVTNFCYIDSAPEVIFTSAALPSSFSDYSGQLAIRCTKNAAYTVNLTSTTNTSVGDWRRMSLPQQTAWLQYQFYQANGSAWTESNNLSVTGSGTAQSASYTVKINPTQSNQPAGTYSDTILVTVTY; encoded by the coding sequence TTGAAACACCTTCTATTTTTATGTGTTGCGCTATTTTTGCTGACACAATCGGTCAGCGCACTGGCTGCCTGTAACATCATAGCCAGTTCGCCCAAAATCGGCCCGGTCGATTCATTTACGCTCAACAGCGCGCCGCAGGGCGTCCTGGCGGGCGCAGGCTTTTACTGCTCTCCAGAAGTAGCATCACTTAATTCGACCAATACCTTAACCGCCACCCTGTCTTCAACGAATCAGAGCAACAAAATTCCACTACTGCTCAATGGCGCCGGCGATGCGGTCCCATATAGCATCTGCGTTGACTCTTCATGCTCGCCAGCCTATCAGGATGGCGGCGTGATTAGCTGGAGCAGAACAACGCTGCTCGATTTATTGGGGTTATTTAACACCAGCGACGGGACCATGCCGCTCTACTTCAGAACCACCCCCGGAGCAAATATCCCTGCCGGTACCTATACCGATACATTAAAAATTACCTGGGTGTATAGATTCTGCTACGTCGGGCTCGACCTGTTGGGCATTAAGATATGTATTCCAAACAACGGAACCCTGGTATCCACGGTGAATGTGTCGTTGCAGGTGACCAATTTTTGCTATATCGACAGCGCGCCGGAAGTCATATTTACCTCTGCCGCCCTGCCGTCCAGTTTTAGTGACTACAGTGGCCAACTCGCCATTCGCTGTACTAAGAATGCGGCCTATACCGTAAACCTCACCAGCACTACCAACACCAGCGTCGGCGACTGGCGGCGGATGAGCCTGCCGCAACAGACGGCCTGGTTGCAGTATCAGTTTTACCAGGCTAACGGCAGCGCATGGACGGAGAGCAATAATCTCAGCGTCACCGGTTCCGGCACGGCGCAATCTGCGAGCTACACGGTAAAGATTAACCCAACGCAGAGTAACCAGCCTGCAGGTACCTATAGCGACACTATTCTGGTGACCGTCACTTATTGA
- the yobA gene encoding CopC domain-containing protein YobA, with translation MPIIAGRALRLSLFLACSLTAAGAFAHAHLQQQLPAANAEVNASPQALTLSFSEGIETQFSGVTLTGPQQKTVALGKLIRDEGNKSQLTVPVEQALTPGEYTVDWHVVSVDGHKTKGQYTFTVK, from the coding sequence ATGCCAATCATCGCCGGACGCGCGCTGCGTCTGTCTCTATTTCTCGCCTGCAGCCTGACTGCAGCAGGCGCATTTGCCCACGCGCACCTGCAACAGCAGCTTCCGGCAGCTAACGCTGAGGTGAATGCGTCGCCGCAGGCGCTGACGCTGAGCTTCTCCGAAGGGATCGAAACGCAATTTAGCGGCGTGACCCTGACCGGGCCGCAGCAGAAAACTGTTGCCCTCGGCAAACTCATCCGTGATGAGGGCAACAAATCCCAACTGACGGTGCCCGTCGAGCAGGCGTTAACGCCGGGTGAATATACCGTTGACTGGCATGTGGTCTCCGTAGATGGCCATAAGACCAAAGGACAATACACCTTTACTGTGAAGTAA
- a CDS encoding fimbria/pilus outer membrane usher protein gives MRDLKRATYGGLLAIASVTAYAATYDSLPAPAASYSEKQEYELYLGLSVNGNTPAGTVPVKVINGHYWVSASVLQQSHIPLKTSDTLVDITTLPSVKVEYDQAGQMLKLQVPDNWLPEQKIGEASGQNYQGAISSPGILFNYDAYNLFSSDDTQTTSTYSETRLFGPAGILSNNAVFRQNWSSTGYEQQGYMRYDTLWKYSDSERMISYQAGDVVSNALTWSSSVRMGGLRVSRNFSVRPDLVTYPLLNLSGSAAVPSSVDLFINGFKTSSSQINGGPYTLTNVPYISGAGEATVVTTDALGRQVSTNIPFYVSNTLLREGLSDFDFTVGALRNNYGIKNADYGTGAVSAIYRYGLNNWLTLSAHSEDRKGLTNAGVGGDIGVGNLGTLSLSTSASRGEGNGNQLTAGYSYYGNSWGINYQHIQRSANYDNLSTYGSTSMLSRQSDQATLSLSPWGRVLGSFSIGYFDIKAEDNSRTRLMNLSWSRSLWKSSSFSLSVNRDLQENSYASMLQVIIPFDSQSSVQLSGQRSSSGQWGENISVSRSAPAEGGLGWNLAHSVGGDNYSQADLTWINRVSTLSGGYYGSRDDHHSWFEATGSVVLMDNSLFFARQINDAFIVVSTDNYPNIAVNYENRKVGVTDKNGHLLIPWAAAWYPGKVTLDTLPLPTDTEAATVEKRIAVREGSGALVDFPVNRVRSATIVFVDAQGQPLPVGTPVEEKNSKQQGLVGYDGVVWFSHLTRKNDVTINAGGVRCHVEFELPESTPVPQRIGPVSCN, from the coding sequence ATGAGAGACCTGAAAAGGGCGACCTATGGGGGGCTGCTGGCGATTGCGTCGGTAACAGCTTACGCCGCGACCTACGATTCGTTGCCTGCGCCAGCGGCATCGTACAGCGAAAAGCAGGAATATGAGCTGTACCTCGGTTTATCGGTCAACGGCAATACCCCTGCGGGTACCGTTCCGGTCAAGGTCATCAATGGTCATTATTGGGTCTCAGCCAGCGTTTTGCAGCAGTCGCATATCCCATTGAAGACCAGCGACACGCTGGTGGATATCACCACTCTCCCTTCAGTGAAGGTGGAATATGACCAGGCCGGGCAAATGCTCAAACTGCAGGTCCCGGACAACTGGCTTCCTGAGCAGAAAATCGGCGAGGCATCAGGGCAAAATTACCAAGGCGCGATTAGCAGTCCAGGGATTCTATTTAACTACGATGCCTACAACCTTTTCTCATCAGACGACACGCAAACCACCAGCACCTACAGCGAAACGCGTCTTTTTGGCCCGGCAGGTATCCTCTCCAATAATGCGGTGTTCCGACAAAACTGGTCTTCAACAGGCTATGAGCAGCAGGGCTATATGCGCTACGACACCCTGTGGAAGTACAGCGATAGCGAGCGGATGATAAGCTACCAGGCAGGTGATGTTGTGAGCAACGCGCTCACCTGGAGCAGCTCCGTGCGTATGGGTGGACTACGCGTAAGCCGCAACTTCAGCGTTCGCCCGGATCTGGTGACTTATCCGCTGCTCAACTTATCCGGCAGTGCGGCGGTCCCCTCAAGTGTCGACCTGTTTATCAATGGTTTTAAAACCAGCTCTTCGCAGATTAATGGCGGCCCCTATACGCTGACCAATGTGCCCTATATCAGCGGCGCGGGTGAAGCTACCGTGGTAACGACCGACGCCCTTGGCCGCCAGGTTTCCACCAATATTCCCTTTTACGTCTCAAATACCCTCCTGCGGGAGGGTCTAAGCGATTTTGATTTCACCGTCGGCGCCCTGCGCAACAATTACGGTATCAAAAATGCCGATTATGGCACCGGCGCGGTAAGCGCGATTTACCGCTATGGGTTAAACAACTGGCTAACCCTCTCAGCGCATAGCGAAGACCGCAAAGGATTAACCAATGCCGGGGTTGGCGGCGATATCGGCGTGGGTAATCTGGGGACCCTCAGCCTGTCGACCAGCGCCAGCCGCGGCGAAGGAAATGGCAACCAGCTCACTGCGGGTTACTCTTACTATGGCAATAGCTGGGGGATTAATTACCAGCATATTCAGCGCAGCGCTAACTATGACAACCTCAGCACCTATGGTTCGACCAGCATGCTAAGCCGCCAGTCAGACCAGGCCACGCTGAGCCTGAGTCCATGGGGACGCGTATTGGGTTCTTTTAGCATTGGCTACTTCGATATCAAGGCCGAGGATAATTCACGAACGCGCCTGATGAACCTATCCTGGAGCCGCAGCCTGTGGAAAAGCAGCAGCTTCAGCCTGAGCGTAAACCGCGATCTGCAAGAAAATAGCTACGCCAGCATGCTGCAGGTCATCATCCCCTTTGATTCGCAAAGTTCAGTGCAGTTAAGCGGCCAGCGCTCCAGCTCCGGTCAATGGGGAGAAAATATCAGTGTGAGTCGCTCTGCACCGGCAGAAGGCGGATTGGGCTGGAATCTCGCCCACTCGGTTGGCGGCGATAATTATAGCCAGGCGGATCTCACCTGGATCAACCGCGTGTCAACGCTGAGCGGAGGCTACTACGGCTCACGTGACGATCATCACAGCTGGTTTGAAGCCACGGGTTCGGTGGTGCTGATGGATAACAGTCTGTTCTTCGCCCGGCAAATTAACGACGCCTTTATCGTTGTTTCCACCGACAACTACCCGAATATTGCGGTTAATTATGAAAACCGTAAGGTCGGCGTGACGGATAAGAACGGCCATCTACTGATCCCCTGGGCTGCGGCCTGGTACCCGGGAAAAGTCACCCTTGATACGCTTCCTCTGCCGACGGATACCGAAGCCGCCACGGTGGAGAAGCGTATTGCAGTCCGTGAAGGCAGCGGCGCGCTGGTTGATTTCCCGGTAAACCGCGTGCGCTCGGCGACGATTGTTTTCGTCGATGCCCAAGGGCAGCCGTTGCCGGTCGGTACGCCGGTTGAGGAGAAAAACAGTAAACAGCAAGGTCTGGTGGGCTACGACGGGGTGGTTTGGTTCTCGCATCTCACACGCAAAAATGACGTCACGATAAACGCCGGGGGGGTGCGATGCCACGTGGAGTTCGAACTCCCGGAATCAACGCCTGTCCCGCAGCGGATCGGCCCGGTTAGCTGCAACTGA